A portion of the Panthera tigris isolate Pti1 chromosome E1, P.tigris_Pti1_mat1.1, whole genome shotgun sequence genome contains these proteins:
- the LOC102958892 gene encoding C-C motif chemokine 4 — protein MKLCVTVLSLLVLVAAFCSPTLSAPMGSDPPTACCFSYVLRKLPRNFVVDYFETSSLCSQPAVVFQTKRGRQVCANPSDSWVQEYMDDLELN, from the exons ATGAAACTCTGTGTGACTGTCCTTTCTCTCCTTGTGCTAGTGGCTGCCTTCTGCTCCCCGACGCTCTCAGCACCAA TGGGCTCAGACCCTCCCACCGCCTGCTGCTTCTCTTACGTCCTGCGGAAGCTCCCTCGAAACTTTGTAGTGGATTACTTTGAGACCAGCAGCCTCTGCTCCCAGCCAGCTGTGGT ATTCCAAACCAAAAGGGGCAGACAAGTCTGTGCTAACCCCAGTGACTCCTGGGTCCAGGAATACATGGATGACCTGGAACTGAATTGA